gattttgcaatatccttcccctggagtggggagggaatggggattttgtagtatccttcccctcgaatggggtgggaatggagattttacagtatccttcccctggtttggggagggaatggagattttgcagtatccatcccctggaatgaagtgggaatggagattttgcagtatccttcccctggaatggggaagcaatggagattttgcagtatccttcccctggaatggggaggcaatggagattttgcagtatccttcccctggaatggggaggcaatggagattttgcagtatccttcccctggaatggggaggcagtggagattttacagtatccttcccctggaatggggaggcaatggagattttgcagtatccttcccctggaatggggaggcaatggagattttgcagtatccttcccctggaatggggagattttgcagtatccttcccctggaatgtggagggaatggagattttgcagtatccttcccctgccacgcccaccaagccgcgcccacagaaccagtagtaaaaaaaaaaaaagaatttcaccaccgCTTCAAATCCTCAAAATGCATATTGCCAACTTTGGACAAGCGGTTGTTGGTGTGGGGCTTGAGAGGTCACAAAATGCGAAGGGGTCGGTGAACATGGATCGCTCACCAATCTCTTGAAGGTGATGCGCATTTGGAAGAGCTGGAGAAGTTGCATGACCTACTTAAGGAGCATCATAATCCcttatttattaaaaagttttgaaatgcTGGGAGCTAGAGGAATTGGTTAACAGTAATATTGAAGATACTAGAAGCAGAACGGCAGCCTTCTGAAAAATTCAGATGATTAACAGAGGGAGATAGATTTGATTAAATGAGCTCCTTATATagctactagctgataacctggtgttgcctgggtatttatttatcctaatcctatattagacggggaaccccctgatttcggcgacaattaaattacttccaaatgttttccctgtaCCCCCAGAtgccatacatttgtcctcaaaaataatcaaagccttgatgaaaatgtctggaccaaacgtaatttctgacgttttcccccttactagagggaaccctcttgtggagtactgtgaagccattaccatggcaactccactgcgctgtacagtagaagccattttacggcagtacggtagaagccattttaaggcacaacagtctgtatcttaacagaacacaccccctGAGtattagaggtgtcttacccccacagtatttgtttccagagagtaagtcatctgtgtaccaagtttggttgaaattgctcaaggcgttccagagttatactggaacacacacacacacacacacacacacacacacacacacacacacacagagcattaCTAGAAACAAGCattgggggaggaaaaaaaaatcagaaaaatcaaGCTTGTTCTCACCATCAACTCCCGTTCTTTGATGAATGGCCTCCACATCTTTCAGGGATTTCACATCGCCGTTAGCTACTACCGGTACCGAGACAGTGTCTTTAATTGTCTTAATTGCATCGTAGTGCACCGGCTGATGCCTTTCTTCTACGTTTCTCCCATGGACACTGATCCAGGATACGCCAGCTGACTCTGCCTTTTGGCACAGGTCTACAGTTCTCTTTAGATCTCCATGGATCCTTTTGTTCCATGcgggagaggaaaaaaatggtttaagCCAGCAGGTGAAAATATTTTCTTAGCGTGATAATATAGTGAAGAATTAAGAacggagagggggagagagggagaaattatagatgatatatatgTACTGGTAGTTctatgcccactgccaggagttcgatcctgaccgacttaaggttgactcagccttccatccttccgaggtgggtaaaatgaggacccagattgttgggggcaatacgctgactctgtaaaccacttagagagggttgtaaaagcactatgaagcagtatataagtctaagggctattactattcctccctccctcccatccttccttctgttctccctccctcattctccttcctggtggcacaaaggttagaatgcaacattacaggctgactctgcccagtgacagcagttcgatcctgactggctcaaggttgactcagccttccatccttctgcggttggtaaaatgaggacccagattgttgaggggcaataagctgacatttgtaaaccactcagagagggctgtgagcactatgaagcggtgtataagtgcTACTTACGCTATTGCGGTATTATTCCTGAGTAATACAAATGCCTTGATTTTTCACTAAATCATATGGTTACGAATTAAAGACCGCTTTTTAATGGATAAATTTGCAATATCTTCTTATGTAGCCAATAAATAAAGtacatgttatttattttttctgctgTCCACCACATCTATAAGGCAATTCACAcacatactgtgttttcccaaaaataagacagagtatgttttcttttgacccccgaaataagcgcttggccttattttcggggaggtcttattatttttgaggtgcaggaggtggtgagtgtggtcacctcatggctgctgctgtgttgcaatacttTCAGGGAgagtttatttttggggagggcttattttaacacatgcgctcaaaagtccgattgggcttattatccagggagggaagagccgagatggcgcagtggttaaatgcagcactgcaggctacttcagctgactgcagttctgcagttcggctgttcaaatctcatcggctcagggttgactcagccttccatccttccgaggtgggtaaaatgaggacccggattgttgttgggggcgatatgctgactctgtaaaccgcttagagagggctgaaagccctatgaagcggtatataagtctaactgctactgctattattttcagagaaacagggtatatatatctatatctacaaagGACTTACCGTATCTTAATAGATACTGAAAATGTGGGTTTTTTCACTTGATTTCTTACTGATCTCACCATCTCTTGTATCAGTTGTGGTCTGTTTATTAAGCAAGCACCATAGCCTTCTGCCATGGCCCACCTGGAAGAAAACAATAGAGGACCCCCGTTTAGATACCTATTGTGGCAatggaccaccaagacttaaccCAAGATTTAAAtcctaacatttcttcaagcctttaagattaagatttaagatttagtttatttgtatgccgcccttctccttgagggactcagggcggcgaacaactcaaaaggggaaaggggatacaaacacaatacacataattaaaatacacaagagtcatacggccatacaagtcgagaggggaggggaactcatcaaccccaggcctgccggcacagccagattttgacggctttccggaaggcctggagagaggtgagggtccggatctccgcggggagttcattccaaagggccggagctgctacagagaaggccctcctccgggtggtagccagatggcattggctggtagacggaacccggaggaggccgaccctgtgcgatctaacgggtctatgggaggtaattggcagtggaccacaggttgagaaccactgacataCCACGTTACACTAAAAAGACTACTTCATCGGACATTTAAACCAAAAAATATTATAAAGCTCCAATTTCTTTGCAGCTTTATCTATTTTCAAATGCAAAGGAAGCGAATAACAGGGTACGAAAAATCAGTACAACAGCAGTTGCCTTAAGAAACGCTTCTCCATACAGTCAATACGTAGATATGCAATATACACTAGCAATTGATTTCATACaagaatttatttgcatttgCCTAAGCACCCAAGGATCCTTCTCCTGAATTTTCTGCCCAGGCGTAAACATATTAAGTTAGAGGCATTTTCAAAAGGATCCTTTAAATTAACATgctatctggggaattctgggagttgaagttcacacatcttcaagttgccaaggttaagaaacaccaTTTTAGACTCTGGTTAAAGCTatggaagagtgtgtgtgtgtgtgtgtgtgtgtgtgtgtgtgtgtaatatatatgtatatatgtatgtacgtacgtgtatgtatgtatgtatatatatttattactgatatttattcatcagcacaaatacaacacaaatgtaacaaaggcaacagtaaaaatattgggtttctgtctggatggtctcttatgacgagccgatggacagagaattgaagcagtgaacttcctcccatatttggggttgtgactttaaatatatacctttctccctggctcagctgataaggagaagaactctgtggcataatggttaacacatctgcctaagatgcaatacagcacaggtcctaatcccagtaagggtatggctagctgatgagagctaaatagcttgaaatagatctatactagtctccctttatttatttatcagcacaaatacaacacacacacacatacacacacacacatatatgtatgtgtgtgtgtgtgtgtgtgtgtatatatatatatgtatgtatgtatgtatgtgtgtgtatatatatatatatatatatatatatgtatgtatgtatgtatatatatatatatatatatatatatatatatatatatatgtatgtatgtatgtatatatatgtatatatatatatataaaattttcaataaagatTGTGTTTTATTCAAAATGCTCTCCACTTTAAGAGCTggggtggcacaatggttagaatggagtattgcagaCTAATCCTGCCAACCGCCCGCAGATCGATTaacatcagctcaaggttgacttaaatTTCCATCCTTTCGTGgccgataaaatgaggacccagatcgctGGGGGCaagacgctgactctgtaaaccgcttagggagggctgtgaaacactatgaagaggtatatatgtctaagtgccattgctattataTTCAGTTGTATGTTCTGCTTATTTGAAACTTGTCGGGAGGATTCTCCTTGAAAAATACAgatacaggggaaaaaaagagaaagagagataattgtttccattttttaatcTCAGGTTACTTACCTTTGTGGGCAACCGCAGTTTAAATCTACGCCATCTGCAAATGGGCTAACAAGGCCAGCCGCGTCTGCTAAAACCTGTGCTTCTTTAGCAGCAAACTGAACAATCAATGGATGgtcatctgtaaaaaaaaaaggaattgtaataaataaaaataatctctGTTATTTAGGAAAGATGCATTCTAGAAACTTcaatgagaaccagtttggtgtgtTTGCTAGCACTGAATTCCAGCTAGGGAGAACCATGCTGAATGAAGCCAGCGATGATTTTATTCagtactagccgataacctggcattgcccgggtatttatttataggggggaaatgttcagACCAAATGtactttctaatgttggattttcccccttaccagagggagcccccttgtggagtactgtgaagccattaccatggcaacaccactgcactgtacagtagaagccattttaaggcacaacaggctgtatcttaacagcacacacacaccgaagggtgttaggggtgtcttacccccacagtatttgtttccagagaagtAATTCacctgtgtaccaaatttggttgaaattgctcaaggcactcAAAGGTTGtggtggaacatacacacacacagccagagccatatacatacacacacacacacacacacacaacacaaacagacatatatacatgcaaatactacacaaaatgtaacaaaggcaacagtaaaatattgggctttctgtctgtctggtctcttgtgacgagccgatggacagagaatggaagcagttagcttcctcccataattggggcataccaggggttgtgacttttatatatatatatatatatatatatatatatatatatatatatatatatatatatatatatatatatatatatatacacacacacatacacacatacacacacacatatatatatatatatatatatatatatatatacacatacacatatatatatatatatatatatgtgtgtgtgtgtgtgtgtgtacacatacatacatacatacatatacatacatacatatacacatacatacatacatacatacaagaagaagaagaagaaggagaagaaggagaagaaggagaaggacgaAGAAgatagagggagaagaagaagaggatagaagaagaagatagaagaagatGGATGGaacaaacaaaccagaatttAGTGTGAATCCGCAGTCCTATATACTAAGCTTTCTTTAATCTGTTGCCCTCCAGGTatcttgaatttgaatttttttttcatctactTTTAGTTGTTCACCTCAGCTGCTTTAAAATTTAATGGATATCTTTGACTAGAAACTCCTTCCAGTCCCAGCTATTTTACAAGGTTCTTGGTATATGGAGATCCGTATTTTGGGGAACTTCTGGAGTTTTAACGCTTTACAAACCTACTAAAAGAAGAAGGCCTTGATCCAAGGATAATTTAACTTGAAGAAGTAGACCGAAGAACAATTTTACACTTGGTGTGCAACAGACTGAAGGTTTACTTCCTAGGACTACAAGCTGTTAAACTGATTCCTCTATCACACCTGGTTGGTTCCTTCCGCCTTTCTTACTGAATAAATCACTCTCGGCTGCATTGTAACAACATGCCAGGCCCAAAACCAAACatattatttcatttctctgTGCAATGATTCGATCCTAATCAGCATCTTCCTGAGCTATAAATTAGATTTTGTGTAGTTTCTAAAAGGTATTTTGAGGGCAAATGCCGGAGGATTATAAACAAGGATTTTAAAAGCTCCAGAGGGGTGAGAGAATGTATACACAACCTACCGCACCTTGGTTTGTCGTAAATTCACTGTGCCTGGCTTTCAAAGATCTGACAAAATCAGCCGCAATGATCATTGGCGTGTAGCATAAATCGCAGCCGTATTTCCTGACTAAAGTTCTGAAGGACAATCTACAAATATAAAAGCATTCGAGAGAAGGACATGATTTATTTATCCCTTTCATTAATACCGTTATTTTATTCTGGAAAACACTGCATGCAATTGGGTCATTTTATGCATGTGTTTAGTGAGCCAGTTCggcctagtagttaaggcacaagGCTGGAAcctgggagacggtgagttctagtgccaaccatagccatgaaaaccagctgggtgaccttggaccaatcaccgGGAGATAGGGAATTCTAGATCTgccatagccatgaaagccagctgggtgactttggcccaatcaccaggagacggggaattCTAGTTCTGTCATAATCATGAaagcctgggtgactttggcccaatcaccaggagacggggaattCTAGATCTGCCAtagccacgaaagccagctgggtgattttggcccaatcaccgggagacgggGAATTCTAGATCTgccatagccatgaaagccagctgggtgactttggcccaatcaccaggagacggggaattCTAGATCTGCCATaaccacgaaagccagctgggtgactttggcccaatcaccaggagacagggaattc
This genomic interval from Thamnophis elegans isolate rThaEle1 chromosome 7, rThaEle1.pri, whole genome shotgun sequence contains the following:
- the DUS4L gene encoding tRNA-dihydrouridine(20a/20b) synthase [NAD(P)+]-like isoform X1 → MWPDNTNDSGPSRQMGEPPLKNPVDLFHSGAVVKICAPMVRYSKLSFRTLVRKYGCDLCYTPMIIAADFVRSLKARHSEFTTNQDDHPLIVQFAAKEAQVLADAAGLVSPFADGVDLNCGCPQRWAMAEGYGACLINRPQLIQEMVRSVRNQVKKPTFSVSIKIRIHGDLKRTVDLCQKAESAGVSWISVHGRNVEERHQPVHYDAIKTIKDTVSVPVVANGDVKSLKDVEAIHQRTGVDGVMVARGLLANPALFAGYEETPLQCVQDWVDIALDQGVPFTCFHHHLMYMLERVTSKQEKKIFNVLSSTSAVLDYLRDNYGIR